The DNA window AGATCTTCCGGCAGCGACTCGAAGAAGCCCTTCTTCACGATGACCCGGCCCTTCGCACTCCCCGGTTTTCGTTCACCAATTTTTTCCGAAAGAGGAACTATCCTCGCAACCGGTTTCCCGGCCTTCGCGATAACGATTTCCTCTCCACTTTCGACGCGCTTCAGGAGACGGGAGAAGTTGGTCTTCGCGTCATGTATGTTCACCGTTGCCATTGCATCATCTCCTCCTGATAGTATGGACTAAGGCATGGACTAAGTCAAATAAATTCCCTCATCTGACCCACGCCAAGGGAACAGAATAGCTCAAATTTCCGGTCATGCCTATGGCACGAACAGACTACCATCCTCGTGCAAAAGCGATCTTTGCTCGAAAAGCGGCGAGAGAAGATTCTGCTGCTTAGTTGCCTGAATACTGGCCGGCGCTGCGAGCCGCGCTCCGAAGTCTTCTGACGGCGCTGCTCTGAACGGGAGTAGGAGATGATGCCGCAGCCTGTCCAGCCGGCTGAACTCCCGCGGCAGGTGCAGCGGCAGGTGCAGCGCCGGGTGCGGGCGCAGCCCCGGGCCTAGCGCCCCCGGGAGGCGGAGGTGCTGCTATCGCGACGGTCTCTCTCACTTTCGGGGCGCTGAGGGATACCGATATCGTCTCATCTCCCCTGACCATCACGACCTTATCGGCCTCTATCTGCTGAAGGCTAAAACCGCTCAGAGCCTCGCCTTTCTTGATGGCAGCCTGCCTCTTTCCCCTTCCGGGCGTGTTCATGGGCGCCTTCTTGTCTTCCAGGTAAGCGAGGCTCATCTCGTCAGTGATCAATGTTCCGTAGAGCACGAACTCCGGCGTCGGCAAGGCAGGGGCGGCAGCCTTTTCGACGGGAATCTTTCTTTCGGGATGAAACAGGTTCTGTTCGCCTATTATCGTGTAGTCGGCAGGCGATACCGGCTGGTTCTGGCTGACTTCGGCCTTCTTCTCTTCGGCAGCCTTCTTTGCCGTCGGGGCTGTGAATTTGATATTTGCGCGGGGATGTAAAAGGGTAGAGTACGCGAGAACGATTGCCGTAACCACCAGGGCTACGTTCAGCACGGTAATGCTTCTGAAGAGGTAATTCAGGTATCGCATCTCTATCTCATCAATCATTTTTATTCTAACACGCGGCCCCGGATTGTTTCATGGGAGAAGGAAGATATGGCCCGTTCTCCTTCTTTACAATCCTTCCGGGGTGGGATAAACTGGAAAAAAAGGAGAGCTTCTTTGCGCGAGACATGTACCGGACCGACAGAGATACTGAGATTCAGCACCGAGACTCTTTGAGTATCCTCATCAGGAAGCCCTTTTTTCATCTCCTTCTCATCGCGGTCGTCGGCCTCGCGGCGTATTCGAATTGCTTCAGCGTCCCTTTTGTCTTCGATGACGACTTCAATATCGTGCATAATCCCGTCATAAGGGTCCTCGACCATTTCTTCACTTCCCTTAAAGGCTATGATTTCAATCCTCGCAGATACATCGGCTACCTCTCGTTCGCGCTGAACTACCGCATCGGAGGGCTTGATGTGGCGGGATATCACGGCGTGAACGTCGCCATCCATATCGGGAACGCGATGCTCCTCTATCTTCTCGTCCTTCTCACGTTCAGGACGCCTTACTTCGCTCATTCTTCCCTTGAGGATGGGTGCTGCCAACCCAAGGATAGCGGATCGGCCGGCCCCGATGCTTTCCCTGTGCCTGTCTTTATCGCCTTCTTTGCCTCCCTTCTCTTCGCGGCTCATCCGGTCCAGACGCAGGCAGTGACCTATATAGTCCAGAGATTCACCTCCCTTGCGACGCTCTTCTATCTCCTTTCGTTGGTCTTCTATATAAAAGGCAGGCTAAAATCGCAGGGTGCAAAGAGCCCTCTCCTCTTCTATTGCCTCTCCCTGGTCCTTGCTCTCTGTGCCATGAAGACGAAGGAGATGGCCTGGACTCTTCCCGTCATCATTATTCTCTATGAGGTTCTTTTCTTCGAGAGTCCGCTGAGGAGGCGGCTGCTCTATCTCCTCCCTGTTCTCCTGACCCTCCTGATAATTCCCGTCAGCATAGTCAACACGGATAAATCCCTCGGAGAGGTCCTGTCCGACTTGAGCGAGAAGACGAGGGTCCAATCGGAGATTTCGAGGGAGGACTATTTCATGACCGAGATGAGGGTGATCGTCACCTACATAAGGCTGATATTCTTTCCGGTGAACCAGAACCT is part of the Thermodesulfovibrionales bacterium genome and encodes:
- a CDS encoding type II toxin-antitoxin system Phd/YefM family antitoxin; translation: MATVNIHDAKTNFSRLLKRVESGEEIVIAKAGKPVARIVPLSEKIGERKPGSAKGRVIVKKGFFESLPEDLLTEFEK